Sequence from the Sphingosinicella ginsenosidimutans genome:
CCCGCACCTGGTCCTCGGTCGATACCCGAATCCAGATGCCCACGGCCTTGGCCGTCTCACGCTCTTGTCCGCTGGTCATGGGAAACCCCTCCGCACGCCCGAGCTTACGCCTCCTAGCGCAGGTGGCAAGCGCGCCTGCCGTCGCCCGACTCACCGGGGACTCACTTCGTCGGATCGTCCGTCGAGAGGGATTCGAAGAGGCGGGATGCGCCCAAATGATAGTGCGCGATCACCGCTGCGCCGGCGTCAAACAGTGCCATGCGACGAGGCGGCCCCTCCCAATCGCGGCGTGGCCGGGGCAACTGGTCGCGCAGCGGTTCGAATGAACGGACGATCGCCTCGGCGACTTCCTGGCGTGTCCGCGCACCAACGCTCGCAAAGCAACTCCGAATCTCGCCCTTGGTATAGACGACGACCTCCATGCCACGGCTTTGGGCAAGCGCCACAACCGAGCGGCATAGGCGAACGATCCGCGTGGAGCGCTTCGCCGACGAGGGCTCGAAGGCTTCGAGCACGATGGTCTGCGGCTCCAGACGCGAGATGATCTTCTCAAGCTTACGCAGGCAGCCCGCGTTCTTGTCCGCCTTGGTATCAGACACGCCCCAATCGTACAGGCATAAGGGGCTTGAGAACGCCGCCCATCCGAATCCGTGGCTTGTGGGTTTGAAGCCCAGCACGAGAGATGACGGCTGGGGCGGCGTCATGCGTCCGAGTGCTTAGTTGCGCGCGCCATCATCGCCCGCAGAAGGTGCTGCTTCTTGACGGAAGCGTAGTCCTTCTTGCCGGCGACCTTGCGTTCGAGGACCACGGCGCGGCGCATGACCGCTTCCTCGACCGATGCGTAAAGGCGCGAGACGAGATTGCGCGGCGATCGGCCGAAGATGACTTGCAAGGCGAACACCACCGGGAGGGTTGGATGCTCGTCGCCTCGCTCGTACCGCGAAATGCGCCCCTGCGCGACGCCCAGCAGTTCGGCCAATTCCTCTTGGGAGAGCGACCAGCGAGTGCGAAGGCGACGTAAGTAAATGTTGTGCATAAAGAACAGAAAAATTAGCGGCCGCTAAGCGGGCCGTTCTTATCATCGCCGCTTCCGCCGATGTTGTGCAGGATAGGAATTATGCGCTGGGCGCATAATTTTCGCGCTTCGCGCGAACCGATCCCGCCGCCTTCCGCTATGCCGCCTCTTGCGCCGCTATGCCGTAACGCGCGGCAAGCGCAGCGATGGTGGAACGCTGCGCGTTCGGAATCGCGTACGTGCCGTGCATCTTCACCGTCGGCAGGCGCAGCTTCGTGCGGATCACGATGCCAACGGCTTTCGCCGTAAGCGAGCCGTGCGCTCGCCCGAGCGCCGTTCGTTCAAATTGCTCGGCGACGGCGCGGACGGAGATGGGCAACGCCGGAAGGCTTGCAGCAACGTCCATGATTGCGGACAGCACCGCGGCTTCGACAGAGACGGCGCGCTCTGCTGCTGCGCGCGCCTCCTCTCCCGCGAGCTGCCCGGCGATGCGGGCGCGGACTCCAGCGTCGTCGATGATCGACAGCAGGGACAGCGCCGTCTGATTGAACCGGGGCGCTATGTCCGGCACCAGTCGCGTCGGATCGGAGGCGACCCTCCAGCGGGCATGGAAGCGCCACGCCAGCAGGCGGTTGCGCAGCTCGCGCGCCTCCTCCTGCATCGCGGCGGGGAGGCTGATCGAAATGTCGGAGCGTAAAGGTCGTTGCCCGGTTTCCTCCGTGAGGAATCGGCTTTCGAGCGCACGGTCGGCGAAATCCTCGCGCATGGCGATGAGCTTGGGGCCGAAGACCTTGAAGGCTTGAGGGTTCAGCTCCCGATGGCGGTTAGTCATGGTTCGCAGCACCGGCAGGCCCGCGACCGTGCCGTTATTGAGAATCTTGGTCAGCTCGGCGGTCGCGTCCGAAAAGCGGAAATCCGCTTCGTCCAAGACGAGCGTTCCGCCGAAGGCGTCGAGGACATGGAAAATGGGCGAGACGGTCGAGGCGCCGGAGGCAAAGAACGGCTTATAGCAGACGGAGCCGATCGTCAGGAGCGCGCGGGTCTTGCCGGTTCCCCAATCGCCCCGGAAGCGCAGATACGGGAGCTCGTTGAAGGCGTCATACACCCACGTCAGCAGGACATAATGGGCGGCGATCTCCTCGAAAGCCGGCGACAGATCGACATACCGATGGATGAAGGCTTGGACGGCCCGCACCACGTCCCCCTTGTCCCCGAACTCCCCAACGTCCCCCGGCAGCAGCACGCAGCCGGAAGCAAGGAGATTGTTGCGGGCGGAATACGGAACAAGGCGTTCGCCGGTGGGTAGGTCGAAATCGGCGACGACGGCCGTGGTGCCGCCGGGCCGACACACGGCAAGCGCCGTTTCTGCCTTCGCCGGATCGTGGATCGTCTCAATGAGCGTGCCGTCCTGGCAAACGTGCGAAATGAGGGGCGTAGGACCGGAGGCGTTTGGATCGGAGGACATTCCTCTATCGTGCCGTCTCGCGGGGAAACGGAACAGGATCGGCATTATGCGCCACAGGGCTTTTTCCGATCCTACGACGCTGCGCGAGCGTGCGGCATCATGCCTAGATGTCCGAACGCACGCAGCCTGGCGCCGCAGACCGCATCCTCGATCGCTTCTGTCCCGACCTGGATCCCGCCGAACGCGAACGCGCGCGCGAGCGGCTCGATAATCTGGCGCGCGTCCTCGTACGGATCGCGCGCCGGCACGTTTCTATCCACCCCGGCGATTCGACTCATTCCGACGCACGGGGTACGATTCCGCCGACTCCTCCCGGAGCATGAAATCCTACTTCGCGTACATCCGCGTATCGACCGTGAAGCAGGGCGAGCATAGCTCGTCGCTTCAGGAACAACGCGCCGCCATAGAAGCGTTCGCCCGGCGAACGGGCCTTTCCATCGCCGGATGGTTCGAGGAAACTGAGACGGCCGCGAAGCGCGGTCGCCGCCAGTTCAACCGCATGATGGCCGACCTTGCGCGCGGGCGCGCCGCAGGCGTCATCATCCACAAGATCGACCGCAGCGCGCGCAACCTCAAAGACTGGGCGAGCCTCGGCGAACTCATGGACCGGGGCGTCGAGGTCCATTTCGTGCAGGACAATCTGGACCTGACCACGCGAGGCGGGCGGCTGGCGGCCGACCTGCAAGCCGTGGTCGCTGCTGACTACATCCGCAACCTTCGGGACGAGGTGCGTAAGGGTTTCTACGGCCGCGTGAAGCAGGGGTATTACCCCCTCCCCGCGCCGCGCGGCTATCTGGATCGGGGCAAAGCCAAGGCCAAGGAGATCGACCCGCACGACGGGCCGCTCGTCCGACAGGCGTTCGAGCTGTACGCCACCGCAAATTACGGTCTCAACGACCTGCGGCTCGAAATGGCAAAGCGCGGGCTCCTCTCGCGAGCCGGGAAGCCGCTCTCCCTCGATGCCATCTCCCACCTGCTTCACAATCCGTTCTACGTCGGCCTTATCCGCATCAAACGGACCAACGAGATGTTCGCGGGGAATCATCAACCGCTCATCTCAAAAAGCGTGTTCGATCGGGTCCAGGACGTGCTTTCCGGGCGCCTGTACCCGCGCACGCAAATCCATCGTTTCCTCTTTCGCCGCCTCATCAAATGCGCGCGATGCGGCCGCTCGCTCGTGGGCGAGCAGCAGAAGGGCCACGTTTATTATCGCTGCCACGATTACGGATGCCGGGGCGTATCGCTCTCGGAAGCGAAAGCCGACGAGCTGGTCCGAAGCGAGCTGGCAGCGCTGCGGGTGGACGACGGGGACGTAGGGGACTTGCGCGACCTGCTTGCCGAGAAGATCGCGGAGGAGGATGCAGGACTCGCTGCGAAGGCAGGCGAGATCGACCGTGATCTTGGCCTTTTAGCTCAGCGTCTCGACCGCCTCACCGATGCGGTCTTGGACGGCACGATCGACAAGCAGACATACGAGGAGAGGAAAGCGGCACTCCTCGCTCTGCGATTGACCCTTATGGAGCGCCAAAGCGGCGGCAACTCGACATATTGGCGATCCATTGCAGAAAGGTTCGAACTCGGTTTGACGGCTCTACAAGGCTACGAAATCGGCTTGGACGACGAAAAACGCGATGTTCTCAAATCCGTGGGTTCGAACTTGATAGTGGACCTAAAAAAGCCCGTGTTTCCTATGTTTTCTCCGTTCGCGGAGATACGCGAATGGTCAATTTCGGCTTACGGTGCACCGTCTCGGGCCGCAGCTCGAAAACCGATCCGTGACAGGAAGCGCACCCGATTGCGCAAGCTCCTCACCACCCTTGCGGGATTGGAGGGCGTGACTCAGACTGGCGGGGATGAATCCCACCAACGACCCGGCAGGGCGCATTGTCGATCGCTACTGCCCAGACCTTACCCCCGAAGAACGAGAAAAGGCCCGCGAGCGTCTGCACAATTTCGCCGGCACCCTCATACGCATCGCCAAGCGACAGGCTGAGTACGAAGGGCGCCTTCTTCGGGAACCGGAGGGCTTTGCACCCGAGGGCAATTTCACCTGCCGGTACTGTCCGGCACGCGCCACCTGGTTCGGTCGGTGGGATATGACCTGTTCCCGCTGTTTCGAGGCGTTCCGGACCGGCTTCTATCCCGCCTTCGTGGCAAAGCACCCCGGCAGCTACTTCCGGCGACGCGAGCTTGAAGCGGACCTTCGCCTCACGCCCCGGCAGCTCGATCGGTTGATCGAGCGGGGCGAGCTGGTTGCCCGGCATGACATCTTCTTGCGGAAGGAGAATCCGCAGCTAACCGTGACTAAACTATCTGGACATACCCAAACGCTAGGCTGCTAACAAACGTTCAAAAACCGGGTCAAGACGTGTCGTGATGTTCTCATCGCGAGCAACGCGTCGGGCGACATCAATGCACATCGGATTGTATGCGATACCGGCCGGAGCAGCGTGCTGTTGATAAAATAGCCTTAAGATATCCTTGCCCCTGAACTGATCCAGTTCCGTGCCGCTGGCAATGATTCTATCAACGACGCCCGTCACTTCATCGACAAGGTCACCGAGTTCTGGGTCAGCCGGTAACATTGCTTCAACAACCGCACGTTTCTCATCTCGGCTAGCTTTCAGGGCGTTCACGGTCGCGCCGCTTAGACGGATCATGACCGGCTTGATCTTACGCCTAAGCCGAAGGATTATCTCCTTCTCGCGGAGCGTACTGGCGATCCTACGCAGCTCCCGTTCAACCGCTTCCGGGTTGGCAAATGTTTCGACTCCCTGCTCGGCGAGGTAGGTATGCAAACTGATGGGACTAAGTAGGAGATTCTCGATCATGCAAACGGGGAGTTGCTCAACCCCTTCGATCTCATCGGATTGATCTGCATCAATGAGACCCCGAACTCGGATACGAAACGTGTTCTCCGGCAAATGCTCGCGAAGACGTTGGACCGTGAGAATCACATTTCCTTTTCCTGTCGTAGGGACAAGAGTCACTGCTGACGCGCGAGGATAGAGTATTTCAAGTAGACGGGCGTCGGTAGGCGTTTCGGGGTCGGCGTCTCGCTCGCCTTCGATACATACAATCACCCGGCCCGTCGTCAGGAAGTAAGCGCTGCCAGCGAGCTGCTTCAATGCTTCGAGGCGCTCCGCATTGTTTGCGATGAGTTTGAGCTGGCTTGCGGTCGGATTACCCGGATCGGGTTCGGCCAAAACAAAAAGCTCGGTGTCGAATGCTTGATCTAGGATGGTCGGCGAATGCGTTGTGATAATGAACTGTGTACGACTCTCGTCGCTCACGCGTCGCATATACGTCAGAATCTTTGCCTGGAGGTCGGGATGCAGGTGTTGTTCCGGTTCGTCTATTAGGATGACCCGATCGGCACTCGCTTCCGGCTCGGGCGCCGCAGTTCCCTTAAAAGCTTCAAGGCTGCGTAGACCAGCTTCCAGCTGTTCCTCGAGGAGGGGCAGGAACAATACGATCACGGCCTTTTCGCCGGAGCTGAGATCGTCGATATCTACCTCATGCGAGGACGCCGCATCCCTGCGTTCCCAGACGCAGCGTATGTCATCCTCATTCGTAAAGTCGATGCGGGCGAACTTAAGGTGAGGCAGGATGAACTCGGTAAGGGTGCGCAGCGATGTATAGACGTCTGGGATACTCCCTGCATCGATTGCACCGTTAGATTCACGAAGACGATCTAGCGTGCCCGCCAAGATAGCTTGTCTGCGATTTTCGATTTTCCCGAGGATGTGTTTGATGGTGCTCCCAGCTTCGTCGACATTGCTGGGAGTACGCGCCGGGTTAAAAAAATTCAGTCCCTCGAAACCGCTAACATCACCCGAACTGAGAATATCGC
This genomic interval carries:
- a CDS encoding helix-turn-helix transcriptional regulator; protein product: MHNIYLRRLRTRWSLSQEELAELLGVAQGRISRYERGDEHPTLPVVFALQVIFGRSPRNLVSRLYASVEEAVMRRAVVLERKVAGKKDYASVKKQHLLRAMMARATKHSDA
- a CDS encoding recombinase family protein → MKSYFAYIRVSTVKQGEHSSSLQEQRAAIEAFARRTGLSIAGWFEETETAAKRGRRQFNRMMADLARGRAAGVIIHKIDRSARNLKDWASLGELMDRGVEVHFVQDNLDLTTRGGRLAADLQAVVAADYIRNLRDEVRKGFYGRVKQGYYPLPAPRGYLDRGKAKAKEIDPHDGPLVRQAFELYATANYGLNDLRLEMAKRGLLSRAGKPLSLDAISHLLHNPFYVGLIRIKRTNEMFAGNHQPLISKSVFDRVQDVLSGRLYPRTQIHRFLFRRLIKCARCGRSLVGEQQKGHVYYRCHDYGCRGVSLSEAKADELVRSELAALRVDDGDVGDLRDLLAEKIAEEDAGLAAKAGEIDRDLGLLAQRLDRLTDAVLDGTIDKQTYEERKAALLALRLTLMERQSGGNSTYWRSIAERFELGLTALQGYEIGLDDEKRDVLKSVGSNLIVDLKKPVFPMFSPFAEIREWSISAYGAPSRAAARKPIRDRKRTRLRKLLTTLAGLEGVTQTGGDESHQRPGRAHCRSLLPRPYPRRTRKGPRASAQFRRHPHTHRQATG
- a CDS encoding AAA family ATPase, which translates into the protein MALQRFKIENQKSIRLAECAHVPRIMVIAGPNGVGKSTLLYAINQGRGERISDPDTRFLYQGPHRVMRSTQVQRRWLGGPARWLRDILSSGDVSGFEGLNFFNPARTPSNVDEAGSTIKHILGKIENRRQAILAGTLDRLRESNGAIDAGSIPDVYTSLRTLTEFILPHLKFARIDFTNEDDIRCVWERRDAASSHEVDIDDLSSGEKAVIVLFLPLLEEQLEAGLRSLEAFKGTAAPEPEASADRVILIDEPEQHLHPDLQAKILTYMRRVSDESRTQFIITTHSPTILDQAFDTELFVLAEPDPGNPTASQLKLIANNAERLEALKQLAGSAYFLTTGRVIVCIEGERDADPETPTDARLLEILYPRASAVTLVPTTGKGNVILTVQRLREHLPENTFRIRVRGLIDADQSDEIEGVEQLPVCMIENLLLSPISLHTYLAEQGVETFANPEAVERELRRIASTLREKEIILRLRRKIKPVMIRLSGATVNALKASRDEKRAVVEAMLPADPELGDLVDEVTGVVDRIIASGTELDQFRGKDILRLFYQQHAAPAGIAYNPMCIDVARRVARDENITTRLDPVFERLLAA